From Vitis vinifera cultivar Pinot Noir 40024 chromosome 5, ASM3070453v1, the proteins below share one genomic window:
- the LOC104879385 gene encoding uncharacterized protein LOC104879385 produces the protein MQDQLLNPRSAYEVHCRNLALKIDGTEPAKHYTCSKMFCSTKAQKMEGFRLASMVKNSVCSCRRAMDKEVFLEYQENVTDGDGVFMKGTRRFTITDNLHITPSSVSHSLAMFQKLRLESGNGIEALTVTVDEEEVLLKLSA, from the coding sequence ATGCAAGACCAGCTGCTCAATCCCAGAAGTGCCTACGAAGTTCACTGTAGGAACTTGGCTCTGAAGATTGATGGTACAGAGCCTGCTAAGCACTACACATGCTCAAAGATGTTTTGCTCTACCAAAGCTCAGAAAATGGAAGGTTTCCGTTTGGCAAGTATGGTCAAGAATTCAGTATGCAGTTGCAGACGAGCAATGGATAAGGAAGTATTTCTAGAATACCAAGAGAATGTCACAGATGGAGATGGGGTATTCATGAAGGGAACAAGAAGGTTTACGATAACGGACAATTTGCACATCACACCCAGTTCTGTGTCACATAGCCTTGCAATGTTTCAGAAGCTCAGATTGGAAAGTGGAAATGGCATTGAAGCACTGACTGTGACTGTTGATGAGGAAGAGGTACTTCTAAAACTCAGCGCTTAA